One region of Dehalococcoidia bacterium genomic DNA includes:
- a CDS encoding NADH-quinone oxidoreductase subunit F, producing MAEKRIVLGNCGTIDPQNIESYLKAGGFKAYGKARRMKPKAIVEEVKKSGLTGRGGAGFPCGLKWELAMNAKGRQKYLICNADEGEVGAFKDKYILSHDPFGLIEGMIIAGLAIGARKAYIYLRGEYHPLNSLLVSAIGQAAARGYLKDMDIQVFEGAGAYVCGEESALMNSIEGQRGESRYKPPYPPQRGLWDMPTII from the coding sequence GTGGCGGAAAAACGTATTGTTCTGGGCAACTGCGGGACGATAGATCCTCAGAATATCGAATCTTATCTCAAGGCGGGAGGCTTCAAGGCTTACGGTAAAGCGCGCAGGATGAAGCCGAAGGCAATCGTCGAGGAGGTTAAAAAATCGGGGTTGACAGGCCGCGGCGGCGCAGGTTTCCCCTGCGGGCTCAAATGGGAGCTGGCCATGAACGCCAAAGGCCGGCAGAAGTACCTGATCTGCAACGCCGACGAGGGCGAGGTCGGCGCATTTAAGGATAAATACATCCTCTCCCACGACCCCTTCGGACTGATCGAAGGGATGATTATAGCGGGATTGGCCATCGGCGCCCGCAAGGCCTATATCTACCTGAGGGGTGAGTACCATCCGCTCAACAGCCTGCTCGTCTCCGCAATAGGACAGGCCGCGGCCCGAGGCTATTTGAAGGATATGGATATCCAGGTGTTCGAGGGTGCCGGCGCGTACGTGTGCGGTGAGGAGTCGGCACTGATGAACTCCATAGAGGGACAGCGGGGTGAGTCGCGCTATAAACCGCCGTACCCGCCGCAGCGAGGTCTGTGGGATATGCCCACCATCATCA